In the genome of Streptomyces violaceoruber, the window GCCCGTCGTCGGCGACGACCCCGCCGAACAGGGCGTTCCGATGGCCCCGCCGGACTGGGCCGTGCGCCTGGTGCGGGCCGGCCGGGGGCTGCTGTTCCTCGACGAGCTGTCCACCGCGCCGCCCGCCGTACAGGCGGCGCTGCTCCGGCTCGTCCTGGAACGCCGGATCGGCGCGCTCCGGCTGCCGCCCGGCGTCAGGATCGTGGCCGCCGCCAACCCGCGGTCCTCGGCTGCCGACGGCTGGGAGCTGAGCCCGCCCCTGGCCAACCGGTTCGTCCATCTCCAGTGGACCCACGACCAGGGCGTCGTCGTACGGGGCCTCGGCGGCACCTGGCCGCGGGCTGCCCTGCCGAGCCTCGACCCGGGCGGGCTGGACGGAGCGGTGCGTTACGCGCGCCGCGCGGTGTGCGCGTTCCTCACCGCCCGCCCCGGCCTCGTGCACCGGCTGCCCAGTGGTGAGACACGCCGGGGCGGTGCCTGGCCGTCGCCCCGGAGCTGGGAGATGACCCTGTGCCTGATCGCCTTCGCGACCGCGGCCCGCTCGTCCAGGGAAGTACTCTCCCTGCTGGTGCGGGGGACGGTGGGGGACGGTCCCGGCCTCGAACTGATGGCGAGCCTGGACCGGATGGACCTCCCGGACCCGGAGACCCTGCTCGCCGACCCGGCGGGTGCCGTACTGCCCGAACGGGGAGACCTCCGGCAGGCCGTGCTGGACGGGGTGGTGGCCGCCGTGCGCAAACGGCCGGAGAAGTCCCGGTGGGACTCGGCGTGGGCGCTGCTGGCCCGGGCGATGGAGACCGGCGCCCCGGACGTCGTGGTCGTGCCGGCGACGACCCTCGCCACGCTGCGGCAGCAGGACTGGGACATCCCTGCCTCGATCGAGCGGCTCGCCGGGGCCATGTCCCTCTCACGGCGCGCGGACCGCGCGGCCGACCGCGCGACGGCACGGCTCGCGGGTACCGCGAGGACGAGCGGATGAAGCGGATGAAGCCGATGAGATCAGCGAAGCCGCCGAAGCCGATGAAGCCGATGAAGCCGCCGAAGCCGATGAAGCCGCTGAACCCGACGAGGCAGATGAACCCGACGAAGCCGACGCCGAGCCCGGTGACGGCCGAGCCCGACCGGGTACGGGTCGACCTCGACAAGCTCTTCGCCGCCCGGTTGCAGGCCGCCCGGGCCCGGCCCTATCTGGCGACGGCGCTGTTCGCCCTGCACGTCGTCCCGTCGCGCAGGGTGCCGACGATGGCCGTCGACCGGTACTGGCGGTGCTACGTCTCGCCCGTCTTCGTGGACCGCACGCCCGTGGAGGAACTGGCCGGGGTCTGGGTGCACGAGGTCTCGCACCTCCTGCGCGACCACCACGGGCGCAGCGACCGGGTGGCCCGCGAGCGCGGGCTGACCGGCCCCTCGGAACGGCTGCGGATGAACATCGCCGCGGACTGCGAGATCAACGACGACGTGTTCGGCGACGGACTGGTCCGTCCGGAGGGCGTGGTCGATCCGGCGTTCCTGCAACTGCCCGAGGGGCAGCTCATGGAGGAGTACCTGAGTCTGTTCCGGCTCGGGCGGCTCACCGAGGGCCTGGCCTGGCTGGACTGCGGCAGCGGTGCCGACGGCCTCGACAGGGAGTGGGACCTCGGCCCGGACGGTGCGGACGGCCTCAGCGAGCAGGAACGGGACGCGGTGCGCTTCCGGGTGGCCCGCGGCATCAACGCCGCCCCGGGGAGCGCCCCGAAGGGCTGGCGGCGATGGGCGGAGAAGGTGTTCCATCCGCCGCAGCCCTGGCGTCAGCTGCTGGGAGCGGCGGTCCGTTCGGCGACCTCCTCGGGCGGCGCGGGCGAGGACTACACGTACGGCCGGCCGTCGCGCCGCTCGGCCGGAACACCCGCAGTGGTGCTGCCCAGCCTGCGGCGCAGACCGCCCCGGGTCGCCGTGGTCGTCGACACCTCCGGATCGGTCAGCGACGCCGAACTGGGCAGCGCCCTCCTGGAGGTCGCGGCGATCGCCCGTGCCGTCGGCGGCCGACGCGACCTGGTCAGCGTGGTGCCCTGCGACGCGGCGGCCCGCCTCGCGCACTCGCTGTGCCGGGAGGAGGGGATCGAGCTGGTGGGCGGCGGCGGCACGGACCTGCGCACCGGCTTCGCCAAGGCACTCGGGGCACGCCCCGCGCCGGACGCCGTCGTGGTGCTGACCGACGGGCAGACGCCCTGGCCGGACACGCGGCCGGCGTGCCGGACGGTGGTGGGCCTGTTCCCCCGGGAGCGGACCGGCGGCTCCTGGAACGAGGACGACCCCGAGTACGTCCCCGACGCACCACCCGACTGGGCCCGCGTGGTGGTCATCCAGTCGGGTCCGGACGCCGGCCGGTGAGCCCCGGCGCGCTCAGCCCAGCCGCGGGATCTCGATCGCCGGGCACCGGTCCATCACCATGGCAAGGCCCGCGTCCCGGGTCCGCCCGTACGCCGCCTCGTCGACCACACCGAGCTGGAACCAGACCGCCCGGGCGCCCTTGGCGACCGCCTCGTCGGCGACCGCTCCGGCCAGGTCGCTGTTGACGAAGACGTCGACGACGTCCACGTCGAACGGGATCTCCGCGAGCGACGCGTATCCCTGCTCCCCGTGCACCGACTCCGCCTTGGGGTGTACGGGGACGACGCGCTTGCCGAAGCGCTGCAGCACCTCGGCCACGCCGTACGCCGCGCGCTGCCGGTTGTTCGACAGGCCGACCACGGCCCAGGTGTCGCCCAGCTCGGTGAGGATCTTGCGGACGGTTGCCTCGTCGCCGTACACCGGCGGCCTCCTCGTGCTCCCGGGCGGCCCGCGGGTCGGGCCACCCGTTCGGCACAACGGACGGCGACGTGCCGGGATTCCCCCACGGCCGGAGGGGTGCGGCGAGCGCGCCCCTGTGCGCCACCGCGTCGCCGCGCCTACGCTCGCCTCGTGCTGCGCATCATCGACGCCCGGACCGGAGAACCCGCCCCCGCCGCCCCCGCCCGACGGGCGCCGACCCGTGTCGAGGCGCACGTGCCGGGGCATGACGCCACCGCGCTGCGCGTGCTGCTGGTCGCGGACCTCCTGGTGCGCGTCCTGGAACTCGACAGCACGCCCGCGTGGGCCGTGCTGACCGGCGCGGCGGAGCGGGACGGGCCGCGCAAGGATGCCGCCGCCCTCGGCGTCCGGCCCTTCGACGACGGTACGGCCGGCCCCGGGCCCGGACCGGGCAGCGGGCAGAGCGTCCGCGTCGTGAGCGCAGGAGAGGATGCGGGCGAGGGCGAGGGCGGGGACGCACCGGGCGTGGCCACGGTCGCCGTCGCCTCCGTCCACCCGGCCGTTCCCGACCTCGCCGATCCCGACGCCGTGCGCCTCGCCCTGCTGGAACGGCACCACCACGCGCCCGTGGAGCTCGACGCGACCGCGCTGGACGAGGCCCGCGCCACCCTCGCGGGGCTGCGCGGGGCGGTCGCCGACTGGGCCCGGCAGCCCTCGCGGCCGGTCCCGGGAGAGCTGCGCGACCGGCTGCGGGCGGCCTGGGAGGACGACCTGGACGCCCCCGGCGTACTGCGCGTCCTGCGCCGGGTGGCGACCGACCCGGACCTTCCGGACGGAGCCCGGTTCGAGACCTTCGCGTACGCCGACCGGTTCCTCGGCCTCCACCTCACCCGCGACGTCGGGTCCCCGCCGTGACCGGGGGCGCCGCCCTGGGCCCGGCCGACGCCCCCGGGGAGCGCGGCACGGCGAGCGCATAGGCTGGCCGGATGCAGGACGAGTACCGCACGGTCGCCCGCGCGGGTGTGCACGAAACCGAGATCAACCGCTCGCGCTTCCTGTGCTCCCTCGCCCCGGCCGCCACCGAACAGGACGCCCAGGCGTTCGTCGCGGGCGTGCGCAAGGAGCACGCGGACGCCACCCACAACTGCTGGGCGTACGTCATCGGCGCCGACGCCGGGGTCCAGAAGGCGAGCGACGACGGCGAGCCGGGCGGCACCGCGGGCGTCCCGATGCTCCAGATGCTGCTGCGCCGCGACATGCGGTACGTCGTCGCCGTCGTCACCCGCTACTACGGCGGCGTCAAGCTCGGCGCGGGCGGCCTCATCCGCGCCTACGGCGGCGCGGTCGGCGAAGCCCTGGACGACCTCGGCACCCTCACCCGGCGCCGGTTCCGCCTGGTCACCGTGACCGTCGACCACCACCGGGCCGGCAAGCTCCAGAACGACCTGCGCACCGCGGGCCGCGCGGTGCGCGACGTGCGGTACGCCGAGGCCGTCACCATCGAGGTCGGTCTGCCGGAGGCCGACGTGGACACCTTCCGCTCCTGGCTCGCCGACGCCACTGCCGGATCGGCCGGGTTCGAACTGGGCGGAGAGGCCTACGGCGACGCCTGACGAGACGGAGCGAGCAGCCCGGCCGGTCCGTTGGGGGTCTGTCGGCGGACGGCGCCGGCGACGGGTTCGCGGCCCCGGGTGACTTCGAGGATCCGGCGGCGGATCCGTCGGGTGCGGACGAGTTCGGCGAGGTTGGCTGCCGCGTCGTCACGGGTGATGTCGGTGTGGACCAGGGGGGGGAGGGCTGATGGACCTCGGCGGGCAGACGCGCGACGGCGAACTGCGGCTGGAGCCCACCGCTCCCGACCGCCGGCGACCACAAGGGCCAGTGGTGAAGCAGGGGCCGGCAGGCGCTAGCGTGGTGGGGCCGGCCCGGGGCCCCCGTGCCGGGCTTGTGCCGGTTTCCGGTGTTACTCAGAGAAATATGCTGGTCAGGGCCCATTCATGAGATTGCTGCACACGTCCGACTGGCACCTCGGCCGGGCGTTCCACCGGGTGAACATGCTCGGCGCCCAGGCAGGGTTCGTCGGCCACCTCGTCGAGACCGTGCACGAGCACTCCGTCGACGCCGTGGTCGTGTCGGGAGACGTGTACGACCGCGCGGTGCCGCCGCTCGCCGCCGTCGAGCTGTTCGACGACGCCCTGCACCGCCTCGCCGGGCTCGGCGTGCCGACCGTGATGATCTCCGGCAACCACGACTCGGCCCGACGCCTCGGGGTCGGCGCCGGGCTCATCGACCGCGCCGGCATCCACCTGCGCACCGACCCGGCGGGCTGCGGCACCCCGGTGGTGCTGGGCGACGCCCACGGGGACGTGGCCTTCTACGGGCTGCCGTATCTCGAACCGGCGCTGGTCAAGACCGAGTTCGGCGTGGAGAAGGCGGGGCACGAGGCCGTGCTCGCCGCCGCCATGGACCGGGTGCGCGCCGACCTCGCCACGCGCGCGGCGGGCACCCGGTCCGTCGTCCTCGCGCACGCCTTCGTCACCGGCGGTGAGCAGAGCGACAGCGAGCGGGACATCACCGTCGGCGGGGTCGCCGCCGTGCCCGCCGGTGTCTTCGACGGCGTGGACTACGTCGCGCTGGGGCATCTGCACGGCTGCCAGACCCTCACCGAGCGCGTCCGCTACTCCGGCTCCCCACTGCCGTACTCCTTCTCGGAGCACCGGCACCGCAAGAGCATGTGGCTCGTCGATCTGGGCGCCGACGGGTCGGTCACGGCCGAGCGGATCGACTGCCCGGTGCCGCGCGCGCTGGCCCGGCTGCGCGGCACGCTGGCGGACCTGCTCGCCGACCCGGAGCTGACCCCGCACGAGGACGCGTGGGTCGAGGCGACCCTCACCGACCCGGTCCGCCCCGACGAGCCCATGGCCCGGCTCACCGAGCGCTTCCCGCACACGCTCAGCCTCGTCTTCGACCCCGAGCGCGCCCCCGACGAGCCCGGGGTGTCCTACGCCCGGCGCCTCGCCGACCGCAGCGACCAGCAGATCGCGGAGGACTTCGTGACCCACGTGCGCGGCGCCGGGCCCGACGACCACGAGCAGGCCGTGCTCCGGGACGCCTTCGACGCGGTACGCGCGGACGAGACCGTGCGGGAGGTGGCCCGGTGAGGCTGCACCGGCTGGACATCACCGCCTTCGGGCCCTTCGGCGCCTCGCAGAGCGTCGACTTCGACGACCTCTCGGCCGCCGGACTGTTCCTGCTGCACGGCCCCACCGGCGCCGGCAAGACCTCCGTCCTCGACGCCGTCTGCTACGCCCTGTACGGCTCGGTGCCGGGCGCCCGGCAGGGCGGCACCGGCCAGGGCATGACGCTGCGCAGCGACCACGCGGCCGTCGGCACCCGCACCGAGGTGCGGCTGGA includes:
- a CDS encoding YigZ family protein; amino-acid sequence: MQDEYRTVARAGVHETEINRSRFLCSLAPAATEQDAQAFVAGVRKEHADATHNCWAYVIGADAGVQKASDDGEPGGTAGVPMLQMLLRRDMRYVVAVVTRYYGGVKLGAGGLIRAYGGAVGEALDDLGTLTRRRFRLVTVTVDHHRAGKLQNDLRTAGRAVRDVRYAEAVTIEVGLPEADVDTFRSWLADATAGSAGFELGGEAYGDA
- a CDS encoding CoA-binding protein, giving the protein MYGDEATVRKILTELGDTWAVVGLSNNRQRAAYGVAEVLQRFGKRVVPVHPKAESVHGEQGYASLAEIPFDVDVVDVFVNSDLAGAVADEAVAKGARAVWFQLGVVDEAAYGRTRDAGLAMVMDRCPAIEIPRLG
- a CDS encoding exonuclease SbcCD subunit D, which encodes MRLLHTSDWHLGRAFHRVNMLGAQAGFVGHLVETVHEHSVDAVVVSGDVYDRAVPPLAAVELFDDALHRLAGLGVPTVMISGNHDSARRLGVGAGLIDRAGIHLRTDPAGCGTPVVLGDAHGDVAFYGLPYLEPALVKTEFGVEKAGHEAVLAAAMDRVRADLATRAAGTRSVVLAHAFVTGGEQSDSERDITVGGVAAVPAGVFDGVDYVALGHLHGCQTLTERVRYSGSPLPYSFSEHRHRKSMWLVDLGADGSVTAERIDCPVPRALARLRGTLADLLADPELTPHEDAWVEATLTDPVRPDEPMARLTERFPHTLSLVFDPERAPDEPGVSYARRLADRSDQQIAEDFVTHVRGAGPDDHEQAVLRDAFDAVRADETVREVAR
- a CDS encoding vWA domain-containing protein, with the protein product MNPTKPTPSPVTAEPDRVRVDLDKLFAARLQAARARPYLATALFALHVVPSRRVPTMAVDRYWRCYVSPVFVDRTPVEELAGVWVHEVSHLLRDHHGRSDRVARERGLTGPSERLRMNIAADCEINDDVFGDGLVRPEGVVDPAFLQLPEGQLMEEYLSLFRLGRLTEGLAWLDCGSGADGLDREWDLGPDGADGLSEQERDAVRFRVARGINAAPGSAPKGWRRWAEKVFHPPQPWRQLLGAAVRSATSSGGAGEDYTYGRPSRRSAGTPAVVLPSLRRRPPRVAVVVDTSGSVSDAELGSALLEVAAIARAVGGRRDLVSVVPCDAAARLAHSLCREEGIELVGGGGTDLRTGFAKALGARPAPDAVVVLTDGQTPWPDTRPACRTVVGLFPRERTGGSWNEDDPEYVPDAPPDWARVVVIQSGPDAGR
- a CDS encoding cysteine--tRNA ligase; its protein translation is MLRIIDARTGEPAPAAPARRAPTRVEAHVPGHDATALRVLLVADLLVRVLELDSTPAWAVLTGAAERDGPRKDAAALGVRPFDDGTAGPGPGPGSGQSVRVVSAGEDAGEGEGGDAPGVATVAVASVHPAVPDLADPDAVRLALLERHHHAPVELDATALDEARATLAGLRGAVADWARQPSRPVPGELRDRLRAAWEDDLDAPGVLRVLRRVATDPDLPDGARFETFAYADRFLGLHLTRDVGSPP
- a CDS encoding AAA family ATPase, producing MTTCAPAVPAQLDVAGDLLALLRDTTTEPRPDIQLEALTLAVAADLPVLLWGEPGIGKTAVLTQLATALDLPLTTVIASVHEPSDFSGLPVVGDDPAEQGVPMAPPDWAVRLVRAGRGLLFLDELSTAPPAVQAALLRLVLERRIGALRLPPGVRIVAAANPRSSAADGWELSPPLANRFVHLQWTHDQGVVVRGLGGTWPRAALPSLDPGGLDGAVRYARRAVCAFLTARPGLVHRLPSGETRRGGAWPSPRSWEMTLCLIAFATAARSSREVLSLLVRGTVGDGPGLELMASLDRMDLPDPETLLADPAGAVLPERGDLRQAVLDGVVAAVRKRPEKSRWDSAWALLARAMETGAPDVVVVPATTLATLRQQDWDIPASIERLAGAMSLSRRADRAADRATARLAGTARTSG